In the genome of Marinomonas algicola, the window TTTTTTCTGCTACCTTATCTTGCTAGTCAATTGGGGTTAATCGAGTTTGCTCGCTTAGAAACACTATTAGCGATCATTAATGGCGCAACCATTGTCGTCAGCTTAGGTATGGTCAATATACTGTACCGTAAAGTTGGCAAGTCAAGATCCAAAGCCGCTAGCCATCGTATTGCGGCTCAGTTAGCAGGCAATGCCATCCTAATCGCCTTATTCATTACACTACTGGGAGTGATCACCACACCGATTCACCACCCAATTATCTCTTCTATCGTTCATGTCAGCGTCATTGAACTCTGGCTTTGTATTGCTCTGATCAGCACCGAAGGTATTTTAGGTGTTAGCTTAGCGTGGCTGAGAATGAAAGAACAAGCGGCTTTGTTCTTTCAAATGATGATGATGCGCGCGTTGCTCTACACGGCGTTTGTTTTTATATTTTTAACCCATGACTTAGGACTTACTTGGATTTTAGTCGCCTCACTTTTAGCGGTGCTTTATCAAGTCTTTCACCTCATCTATTTCCAACGCAAAGACACGGGGTTACTCTTTTCACTGTCTTCCCTGAGAAAAACAGCTTTCTACGGATGGCCATTTGTGATCAGTGGCCTTGCTATGTACGCCACTCAAGGTATGGAAGTGGTATTGCTCGCTCAAAAAATCAACCCAGAGCTGCTTTCTTCTTATGTCATCGCCATTAAGTTTTTCCTCATTGCCGCTTTAATAAATCAGCCTTTTTTACTTTGGTGGTACCCAAAGCGTATGCAGGTTATCCACCAAGAGAAAGGATCAATAAAAGCAGGTGTTGGGGCTACTTTAGGGGTCTTTATCGCGTGTTTTTCGAGTGTCATTATTTGGCTTTGGGCACCTATTCTTATCGACTTCTTATTTGAAGACGGCATTGCACCCGCAAAGTCCTTTTTACCCTGGTTACTGATTGCAGGCGTATTAAAACAGTGGGGAGCACTTTATAACCTTGGCTGCTTTAGTAGTGAAAATAACCGTAACCAGATGTACATTGAGCTATGCACGGGTGGGGGATGCCTGGTCGCATTTCCTATTGCGATTCACTTTGCTGGTATCTATGGGGCACTGGGGGTTTTTATTCTAAGCCAAGCTGGCCGCCTGCTCGCTTATTGGGTGATCAGTCAGCGACAGTATTATGTAATCTACCCTATACGACTACTATTAACCGGCTGCGTTATCTGTCTTAGTGCCATTACACTGGGTTTATTAGGTACTCGTTACTTAGCTGAGTGGCACAGTTTGGCGCCCTTTATCCTCAGTCTACTACTCAGTGCAATACTGGTTTTTGGGTTGGTTGTATTAGGGAGGATCGGTCATGCTATTACACAATAAATCAAAATCGACATCTATCTTATTGCCCATTATCTTGACTTTATTTTTAGCTGGCATTTGGTGGCTTGCGCCCCATCCCTTACTCATTTTACCCTTAGCCTTTTTACCCATAGCCGCTTGGTTTGCGCTCAATAATGCCATCTGGATTTGCATGGGCTTTATTCTCTTTTCTTTTTTCCGAATCCATGAAGCTTTCCCAGTACTTTATTCTCTTAAAATTCCACAGCTATTAGCTTTAGGAACCTTAGCCGTAACCGCTTGGCATATGTATTTAACAAAAAAAATAACGCCTTTTTGGAACAGTCATTTAACCGGGTTCGCTATTTTCTTTTGTTTAGTCACTTTTGGATTACTATTTGCCAGTAACCGAGGTGAGGCCATAAGCGCATGGACAGGGAATTTTGTCAAAATCGCTCTCATGGTACTCATTATCGCGTGGCTGCCAAAAAGCAAGAAAGATTTCGCTATTTGCAATTGGAGTATTTTACTGACTGGCATCGTCATCGCTATTGTGGCTTTAAACAACAAAATAAACGGCATTGGTTTAGTAGAAGGCACACGTGTGACAATTGGACGCAATATAGGCTCCATGTTAGGAGACCCAAATGATTTGGCTTTAGTTTTACTCTTTCCTACTAGCTTCGCTTTGGCTTTACTCTTTGCACCTTCTAGCAATAAACTCCCCAAGTTTCTCGCTTTATGCGGCTACCTAATCATAGTCTCAGCTATTATTGCCACTCAAAGTCGCGGTGGCTTATTAGGAATTATGGCGGTTACTGGGGTATTTGCTTGGCAAAAAGTCAAAAACAAAGTCTTATTAATCAGTATGGGGGTGATGGTAGCAGGGTTATTGCTGGCGCTGGCCGGTATTTCAGATCGTGCATCTGGCGGTGCAGAAGAAGCGGGTATCGATGCCTCTGCGATGGGGAGGATTTATGCTTGGCAAGCCGCATGGAATATGGCGGTATCTAATCCATTAACCGGTGTAGGGTTGAGCAATTTCTATGTTAACTATTATTTTTACAGTCCACATTGGGATGGAAAAAACCACGCAGTACACAGCACTTGGCTCGGTGTGTTAGCTGAAACGGGGTTTGTTGGATTTATCGCGTTTACCACCATGGTTATTCGAACGTTAATCAATAACATAATGCAGGTCCGTTTAATTAATCAACTCACACGGATTGTAGAGCATAGCACCTCTCTCGCCCCGGCTTATGTCGCCAGTGCTCAAGCGACATTAGCGGGCATTGTTGGCGTCATGGTATCAGGGACTTTCTTGACCCAGGGTTTTACTTGGCCTATTTATATCCTATTTGCATTAAGCATGGCGGTTACCAACACTCTCTCTCCCATTTTGCAAACACTCGAGCAAGAGCAACAAAAATACTCGCGTAAAACACTTTATAGCCAGAAAAAAACAAAACCATAACTTATTGTTTTACTGGAAGTAATCCCCCCTAATCTAGTTTAATAATTAGATGCATTTTGCGACTGGCATAAAGCCTGCAAATACCCTTTTACAGAAAGCGAAAACCGTCTTAGGCAAATTTCGTTGAACGCAGTTGAAAGGAATGTTTTATGCAAAACGTCAAATATTGGATAAAAAATAGCCCAACCCCAATAGCGAAACTCGTAAGGCAGAGCTACCAACCAGTCAAACAGTTGGAACTGCCTGTCATCCCTATTGCGACAAAACTAATTTATCAGCTCCACAAAGTCAGCCATATTTTATTCACCAGCCTGTTTCGACGCATGTATTGGACACCTCTCTTTAAAAGCCAAATTAAAGGCGGCAAAGGCTTATATTTATATTCAGGTATGCCCCAATTGTTGGGTAACGTATCTATTACCGTTGGTAAAGGGTGCCGCTGGTCTGGTATCAGTACGGTTTCTGGACGTTGTAACAACCAAGATCGTCCTTGCTTAACTATTGGAGAGAATGTCGACATAGGTTGGCAAACAAGCATCGCTGTTGGCACGAGTGTCACCTTAGATAACAATGTTCGCATGGCTGGGAGGGCTTTTTTAGCGGGTTACCCAGGTCACCCTATTAACCCTTATGATCGTGCCAAAGGATTACCAGATGAAGACCATCAAGTGGGGGCAATTCACCTAAAAGAGAATGTTTGGCTGGGTACGGGCGTTTCTATTATTGGTGGCGTAACCGTTGGGGAAAACAGCATCATTGGCGCTGGTAGTGTGGTGACTCATAACATTCCTGCGAATGTTGTGGCGGCTGGCGTCCCAGCAAAAGTCATCAGAAAGCTTAACCCGAATGAGTTACGTATTCACTCAGAAGACAACATTGATACCTTAGCTTAGGGAGAACCTTATGAAGTGGATTGTTTTTGCAGAAGATTGGAACAGCCATCCAAGCAGCACTCAGCATTTTTTTAAGCGCATAGTTCAGAATGAACCTGTAATATGGATGAACTCAATCGGTTTACGCTCACCAACATGGAATCACCGAGACTTAAGTCGGCTCGTGCAAAAGGCTAAGAGTGTGGTATTCAAACCGCAACAGTTCATTAAAGAAAGCCATACAGCACAGTCGTGTTATTCAATTAATTCAAAACAAATACCTTGGCAGGAAATACAATGGAGAAAAACACAAGATCCCATTGTCATTGCGCCAAAAGCACTGCCCTTTCATCAAAGTGCCCTGGCACGTCGTGTTAATGCCTACTCACTCTCTAAACAAATTAATCATCAAGTTTCAACACAATGGGCAAAAAGTTTACCCTGTGGAGAAGGTGAAAAAGAAGAAGATACAACCATACTTTGGCTATCTCTACCCTCAGCGGTAGACATGATTGGTCGATGCAATGAAGATCTAAGCATATATTACTGTGGCGACGATTTTAGTTCACTTGCAGGTGTTGACCATTCTGTAATAGGCAAGATGGAGATCGAATTAGCAGAAAAATGTGATCTCATTTTTACGGCCAGCGAGACCTTAAGACATAAGTTCCCAGCACATAAAACCCATTTACTTGAACATGGGGTGGACTATCGCTTATTCCAAACACCTAAGCCTAAACCAGATAATTTCCCGACGGGCAAGGTGATGGGATTTTACGGACAACTCGCAGACTGGGTGGATATAGATCTATTAATAAAATTGTCCGAGACCTATCCGGACTGGACTATTATGCTTATCGGTCAAATCGATACCGATACCAAAAGCTTACTTTCCAGACATAATGTAAAGCAATTACCTCCAATGTCACATCCACAATTAGCCGCTTTTGCTCAGCACTGGGACATAGCCCTATTACCCTTCAAGCATTGCCAACA includes:
- a CDS encoding lipopolysaccharide biosynthesis protein; the protein is MFNLLLKSHGLSAKIQINKSSAVVQQGYYAVGLMITKVISFFLLPYLASQLGLIEFARLETLLAIINGATIVVSLGMVNILYRKVGKSRSKAASHRIAAQLAGNAILIALFITLLGVITTPIHHPIISSIVHVSVIELWLCIALISTEGILGVSLAWLRMKEQAALFFQMMMMRALLYTAFVFIFLTHDLGLTWILVASLLAVLYQVFHLIYFQRKDTGLLFSLSSLRKTAFYGWPFVISGLAMYATQGMEVVLLAQKINPELLSSYVIAIKFFLIAALINQPFLLWWYPKRMQVIHQEKGSIKAGVGATLGVFIACFSSVIIWLWAPILIDFLFEDGIAPAKSFLPWLLIAGVLKQWGALYNLGCFSSENNRNQMYIELCTGGGCLVAFPIAIHFAGIYGALGVFILSQAGRLLAYWVISQRQYYVIYPIRLLLTGCVICLSAITLGLLGTRYLAEWHSLAPFILSLLLSAILVFGLVVLGRIGHAITQ
- a CDS encoding O-antigen ligase family protein, with the protein product MLLHNKSKSTSILLPIILTLFLAGIWWLAPHPLLILPLAFLPIAAWFALNNAIWICMGFILFSFFRIHEAFPVLYSLKIPQLLALGTLAVTAWHMYLTKKITPFWNSHLTGFAIFFCLVTFGLLFASNRGEAISAWTGNFVKIALMVLIIAWLPKSKKDFAICNWSILLTGIVIAIVALNNKINGIGLVEGTRVTIGRNIGSMLGDPNDLALVLLFPTSFALALLFAPSSNKLPKFLALCGYLIIVSAIIATQSRGGLLGIMAVTGVFAWQKVKNKVLLISMGVMVAGLLLALAGISDRASGGAEEAGIDASAMGRIYAWQAAWNMAVSNPLTGVGLSNFYVNYYFYSPHWDGKNHAVHSTWLGVLAETGFVGFIAFTTMVIRTLINNIMQVRLINQLTRIVEHSTSLAPAYVASAQATLAGIVGVMVSGTFLTQGFTWPIYILFALSMAVTNTLSPILQTLEQEQQKYSRKTLYSQKKTKP
- a CDS encoding acyltransferase gives rise to the protein MQNVKYWIKNSPTPIAKLVRQSYQPVKQLELPVIPIATKLIYQLHKVSHILFTSLFRRMYWTPLFKSQIKGGKGLYLYSGMPQLLGNVSITVGKGCRWSGISTVSGRCNNQDRPCLTIGENVDIGWQTSIAVGTSVTLDNNVRMAGRAFLAGYPGHPINPYDRAKGLPDEDHQVGAIHLKENVWLGTGVSIIGGVTVGENSIIGAGSVVTHNIPANVVAAGVPAKVIRKLNPNELRIHSEDNIDTLA
- a CDS encoding glycosyltransferase family 1 protein, with the protein product MKWIVFAEDWNSHPSSTQHFFKRIVQNEPVIWMNSIGLRSPTWNHRDLSRLVQKAKSVVFKPQQFIKESHTAQSCYSINSKQIPWQEIQWRKTQDPIVIAPKALPFHQSALARRVNAYSLSKQINHQVSTQWAKSLPCGEGEKEEDTTILWLSLPSAVDMIGRCNEDLSIYYCGDDFSSLAGVDHSVIGKMEIELAEKCDLIFTASETLRHKFPAHKTHLLEHGVDYRLFQTPKPKPDNFPTGKVMGFYGQLADWVDIDLLIKLSETYPDWTIMLIGQIDTDTKSLLSRHNVKQLPPMSHPQLAAFAQHWDIALLPFKHCQQIHHCNPLKLREYLATGTPIVCTDFPAARPYQPHLTLVKQEDCFINKVNQTILSILLLDEAQQVKRKTAQQLSVYKSSWEQKVRTICHTINQHRRTPQPSNGPL